A single Elaeis guineensis isolate ETL-2024a chromosome 15, EG11, whole genome shotgun sequence DNA region contains:
- the LOC105058488 gene encoding uncharacterized protein isoform X2, with protein MWWDWEEFTEEAEEEQEESPIDFDFLSLLSKPKDYYRILEVDYDATEETIRSNYIRLALKWHPDKKKGEDTATSKFQEINEAYKVLSDPVKRREYDKKGVLYTQDCNVTDYLNRNKGLILTCNGLGVRYPIW; from the exons ATGTGGTGGGACTGGGAAGAGTTCACAGAAGAAGCCGAAGAAGAGCAAGAAGAATCTCCGATAGATTTCGATTTCCTTTCCCTCTTATCCAAGCCAAAG GATTACTACAGAATATTGGAAGTTGATTATGATGCTACTGAAGAAACCATTAGGTCGAACTACATTCGTTTAGCGTTG AAATGGCATCCGGATAAGAAAAAAGGAGAGGACACTGCAACTTCAAAATTCCAAGAGATAAATGAGGCATACAAGG TTCTAAGCGATCCTGTCAAAAGGCGAGAGTATGATAAGAAGGGGGTTCTGTATACTCAAGATTGCAATGTCACT GATTATCTCAATCGAAACAAGGGCTTGATATTGACATGCAATGGCCTTGGTGTCAGATATCCTATATGGTAA
- the LOC105058488 gene encoding uncharacterized protein isoform X1, giving the protein MWWDWEEFTEEAEEEQEESPIDFDFLSLLSKPKDYYRILEVDYDATEETIRSNYIRLALKWHPDKKKGEDTATSKFQEINEAYKVLSDPVKRREYDKKGVLYTQDCNVTGHNTAYLFAVDCESSGSHVLWNRWSRWRFVAGFSGDMSLVSLAI; this is encoded by the exons ATGTGGTGGGACTGGGAAGAGTTCACAGAAGAAGCCGAAGAAGAGCAAGAAGAATCTCCGATAGATTTCGATTTCCTTTCCCTCTTATCCAAGCCAAAG GATTACTACAGAATATTGGAAGTTGATTATGATGCTACTGAAGAAACCATTAGGTCGAACTACATTCGTTTAGCGTTG AAATGGCATCCGGATAAGAAAAAAGGAGAGGACACTGCAACTTCAAAATTCCAAGAGATAAATGAGGCATACAAGG TTCTAAGCGATCCTGTCAAAAGGCGAGAGTATGATAAGAAGGGGGTTCTGTATACTCAAGATTGCAATGTCACT ggtcataataccgcgtatctgtttGCGGTagactgcgaatcatctggcagccatgtcctttggaaccgctggtctcgctggcggtttgtcgctggtttctctggcgacatgtcgctggtctcgctggcgatataa
- the LOC140854089 gene encoding uncharacterized protein, whose translation MSNRENEQQQQTQAAPQPTPSLKSYYERFRTLNPPLFEDGPDPMTAETWFREMEKMFDALQYPENMKVRLAVPMLKENAEFWWTTIKAAYENNNDQLTWEEFKEIFYDQYFPRTIRLVKENEFLTLKQKDDMTVLKYANKFNELGRFCPLLMESERNKANRFEQGLRCGIRSRLSSHLFNNYKDVLERALKVESEIKRSEQERSNKKRLRLTENLNDQQKNSTNIAENNKEAMICEYCGKNHYRPCLKKLGAYFSCGRIGHMKQDCPIKKKR comes from the exons ATGAGCAATAGAGAGAATGAA CAACAACAGCAGACACAAGCTGCTCCTCAACCTACACCATCTTTAAAGTCATATTATGAGAGGTTTAGAACGCTTAATCCACCACTATTTGAAGATGGTCCTGATCCTATGACTGCAGAGACATGGTTTCGAGAGATGGAgaagatgtttgatgccctgcaatatcCTGAGAACATGAAGGTCAGATTAGCCGTGCCTATGTTGAAAGAGAATGCCGAGTTTTGGTGGACCacaataaaagctgcctatgaGAATAATAATGACCAACTGACTTGGGAggaattcaaagagatattttatgatcagtactttcCTAGGACAATTAGATTGGTaaaagagaatgagtttctgaccttaaagcaaaaggatgacATGACAGTATTGAAATATGCCAACAAATTTAACGAGCTAGGTCGCTTCTGCCCCCTGCTTATGGAGTCCGAAAGAAACAAAGCTAATAGATTTGAGCAAGGATTAAGATGTGGGATTCGATCTCGATTGTCTTCTCacctttttaataattataaagatGTGTTAGAACGAGCTTTGAAAGTAGAATCAGAGATAAAAAGATCAGAACAGGAGAGGAGTAACAAAAAGAGATTGAGACTAACAGAAAATTTAAATGATCAACAGAAAAATTCTACTAATATTGCAGAGAATAATAAAGAAGCTATGATCTGTGAATATTGTGGTAAAAATCATTATAGACCTTGTCTCAAAAAGCTGGGAGCATATTTTTCATGCGGCAGAATAGGACATATGAAGCAAGATTgtcctattaaaaaaaaaagatag